A stretch of the Polyangiaceae bacterium genome encodes the following:
- a CDS encoding beta-galactosidase, with product MHAARRRSRPRAEGRVALVPEGLSIGGKTLPLHAAAVHYWRLDPRHWRATLDATKSLGFRFIDVYVPWSVHEVGPGTFDFGKLADERDVAAFVDLIAELELYCIVRPGPHINAELTGFGLPERVIWDAECQARSPHGNPVVLPVPPLAFPVPSYASETFHSEVARWFAAVGAELSGHVYPNGPIVLCQVDNEGALYFRDGVYDQDWHPDSLRKYRRFLQARYEKVAALRRAHRDEHVTFARVEPPKRFDAKSADELAPHLDWAEWQEQMLAESFALMREHLTKVGLGSVPISHNLPVSEGATPLDPERIGKVVDLVGLDYYHGASAPQRTEIARRTTDLSERSAARGHSAFACELGAGFPPFFPPLTERDNAFAVLTALAYGLRGFNAYMLVDRDRWIGAPIDPTGKIRPAAEPWRKLLAALERTRFAELRRDAAVHIVVPRSFRRLTRVCHAFGPLSAALFQILGGGAQEACFEDDLGLGASVAIETERFTRQLEHALEDARIPWAIVGGDLLEHSLGRARWVVVACTGGLEPELCRKLRRAWKRGAALSIGPYLPQRDAAFLPMDGTLEPPKGSRPVPPCVGLGAESLHELVASMKTALELPALDVAPSELQATVHVDRAGTPRVLFVINPSEWAAEASVGAEGAKFAVDALDGTRFEASAGRLKLPISGRTARMLELVRDD from the coding sequence ATGCACGCCGCCCGTCGTCGCTCGCGCCCCCGCGCAGAAGGTCGGGTCGCTCTCGTCCCGGAGGGGCTCAGCATCGGGGGCAAGACACTGCCGCTCCACGCCGCGGCCGTGCACTACTGGCGCCTCGACCCGCGCCACTGGCGCGCGACGCTCGACGCCACGAAGAGCCTGGGCTTCCGCTTCATCGACGTCTACGTGCCCTGGAGCGTCCACGAAGTAGGACCCGGCACCTTCGACTTCGGCAAGCTCGCCGACGAGCGGGACGTCGCGGCCTTCGTCGACCTGATCGCCGAGCTCGAGCTCTACTGCATCGTCCGCCCCGGACCGCACATCAACGCCGAGCTCACCGGTTTCGGGCTGCCGGAGCGCGTGATCTGGGACGCGGAGTGTCAGGCGCGCTCCCCCCACGGAAACCCGGTGGTGCTGCCGGTTCCGCCGCTGGCGTTCCCGGTTCCGAGCTACGCCAGCGAGACCTTCCACTCCGAGGTGGCGCGCTGGTTCGCCGCGGTCGGCGCCGAGCTCTCGGGGCACGTCTACCCGAACGGTCCCATCGTGCTCTGCCAGGTCGACAACGAGGGCGCGCTCTACTTTCGCGACGGCGTGTACGACCAGGACTGGCACCCGGACTCGCTGCGGAAGTACCGGCGGTTCCTCCAGGCACGCTACGAGAAGGTCGCGGCGCTGCGCCGCGCCCACCGCGACGAGCACGTGACCTTCGCGCGAGTCGAGCCGCCGAAGCGCTTCGACGCCAAGAGCGCCGACGAGCTCGCTCCGCACCTCGACTGGGCCGAGTGGCAAGAACAGATGCTCGCGGAGTCTTTCGCCCTGATGCGCGAACACCTGACGAAGGTGGGCCTGGGCAGCGTGCCGATCTCCCACAACCTGCCGGTGAGCGAGGGCGCGACGCCGCTCGATCCGGAGCGCATCGGCAAGGTCGTCGACCTGGTCGGGCTGGACTACTACCACGGCGCCTCCGCGCCGCAGCGCACCGAGATCGCGCGGCGCACCACGGATCTCTCCGAGCGCTCGGCGGCGCGCGGCCACTCTGCGTTCGCCTGCGAGCTCGGCGCGGGTTTCCCGCCCTTCTTCCCGCCGCTCACCGAGCGCGACAACGCCTTCGCGGTGCTGACCGCGCTGGCCTACGGGCTGCGCGGCTTCAACGCCTACATGCTGGTCGACCGCGATCGCTGGATCGGCGCGCCCATCGATCCGACCGGGAAGATCCGGCCGGCTGCGGAGCCCTGGCGCAAGCTGCTCGCCGCCCTCGAGCGCACGCGCTTCGCCGAGCTGCGCCGGGACGCGGCCGTGCACATCGTCGTGCCGCGCAGCTTCCGCCGCCTCACGCGGGTGTGTCACGCCTTCGGACCGCTGAGCGCAGCGTTGTTCCAGATCCTGGGCGGCGGCGCGCAGGAGGCGTGCTTCGAGGACGATCTCGGCCTCGGCGCGTCCGTCGCGATCGAGACGGAGCGCTTCACTCGCCAGCTCGAGCACGCGTTGGAAGATGCTCGCATCCCCTGGGCGATCGTGGGAGGAGATCTGCTCGAGCACTCGCTCGGGCGGGCCCGCTGGGTGGTGGTAGCGTGCACTGGCGGCCTCGAGCCAGAGCTCTGCCGCAAGCTGCGCCGCGCCTGGAAGCGAGGCGCAGCGCTCAGCATCGGCCCCTACCTGCCGCAACGCGACGCCGCTTTTCTTCCGATGGACGGGACCCTCGAGCCCCCGAAGGGATCACGTCCCGTTCCGCCCTGCGTCGGCCTGGGAGCGGAGAGCCTCCACGAACTTGTCGCGAGCATGAAGACCGCGCTCGAGCTGCCGGCGCTCGACGTCGCTCCGAGCGAGCTACAGGCGACCGTCCACGTCGATCGCGCGGGGACGCCGCGGGTACTCTTCGTGATCAACCCGAGCGAGTGGGCCGCCGAGGCGAGCGTCGGCGCAGAGGGCGCAAAATTCGCCGTCGACGCCTTGGATGGCACGCGCTTCGAGGCGAGCGCGGGCAGGCTGAAGCTGCCGATCAGCGGTCGCACCGCGCGCATGCTGGAGCTTGTCCGCGACGACTGA
- a CDS encoding threonylcarbamoyl-AMP synthase → MILEINPEHPEPRKIRRAVDALEAGEVIAYPTDTVYGLGCDLFNKKAVERLYQIKGMQRDQKLAFVCADISDAAKYAVMHDKVFRTLKRHLPGPYVFILEATREVPKIVHMPRKTIGVRIPNHAVPLALVRELGRPIISTTAARHGAEGNPDPHEIDVEFPGLALVLDAGPGGIEATSVVDLTGQAPVVVREGAGDVSAFQD, encoded by the coding sequence ATGATTCTGGAGATCAACCCCGAGCACCCCGAGCCCCGGAAGATCCGACGGGCCGTCGACGCGCTCGAGGCGGGAGAGGTCATCGCCTACCCGACGGACACCGTCTACGGGCTGGGCTGCGACCTGTTCAACAAGAAGGCGGTCGAGCGCCTGTACCAAATCAAGGGCATGCAGCGCGACCAGAAGCTGGCGTTCGTGTGTGCCGACATCAGCGACGCGGCGAAGTACGCCGTCATGCACGACAAGGTGTTCCGCACGCTGAAGCGCCATCTACCCGGACCGTACGTGTTCATCCTGGAGGCAACGCGCGAAGTCCCGAAGATCGTGCACATGCCGCGCAAGACCATCGGCGTCCGGATCCCGAACCACGCCGTGCCGCTCGCGCTGGTGCGCGAGCTCGGGCGGCCCATCATCTCGACCACTGCGGCGCGCCACGGCGCCGAAGGCAACCCCGACCCCCACGAGATCGACGTCGAGTTTCCGGGGCTCGCGCTGGTCCTGGACGCCGGTCCCGGCGGCATCGAAGCGACCAGCGTCGTGGACCTCACCGGCCAGGCCCCGGTCGTGGTTCGCGAGGGCGCCGGCGACGTGTCGGCGTTCCAAGACTGA
- a CDS encoding ferredoxin family protein has product MTFVVTDNCKGCRFTDCVAVCPVDCFHGDDEMLYIDPDECIDCGACVPECPVEAIYDETQLPDDQKAWQQVNADRAKGLPVVNEKGSALPGAEDRKKELGF; this is encoded by the coding sequence ATGACGTTCGTCGTCACCGATAACTGCAAGGGGTGTCGTTTCACGGACTGCGTTGCGGTCTGCCCGGTGGACTGCTTCCACGGCGACGACGAGATGCTCTACATCGATCCGGATGAGTGCATCGACTGCGGCGCCTGCGTGCCGGAGTGCCCCGTCGAGGCCATCTACGACGAGACCCAGCTCCCGGACGATCAGAAGGCCTGGCAGCAGGTCAACGCGGACCGCGCCAAGGGCCTGCCCGTCGTCAACGAGAAGGGCAGCGCGCTGCCCGGCGCCGAAGACCGCAAGAAGGAGCTCGGGTTCTGA